One window from the genome of [Clostridium] celerecrescens 18A encodes:
- a CDS encoding segregation and condensation protein A, translating to MGISYKLDNFEGPLDLLLHLIEKNKVNIYDIPIATITEQYLDFVNHMETEDLNIVSEFLVMAATLIDIKARMLLPRETNEEGEEEDPRAELVARLLEYKYYKYMSMELKDREVGAERLLYKSPSIPPEVAKYEPPVDLDKLLDGLTLAKLQEIFRAVTKRKSDRVDPIRSRFGNIRRESISLEDKIKSVMDYARVHRKFSFRGLLEQQPDRILVVVTFLALLELMKIGKIRLTQEHLFDDMFIETLEPEGEDGELDLSELQDEGEGIKGEEIDGIDG from the coding sequence ATGGGAATCTCTTATAAACTGGATAATTTCGAGGGGCCGCTTGATTTACTGCTTCATTTGATCGAGAAGAATAAGGTGAATATCTACGACATTCCCATAGCGACGATCACGGAGCAGTACCTTGACTTTGTAAATCACATGGAAACAGAGGATTTAAACATTGTCAGCGAATTTCTTGTCATGGCTGCGACCCTCATTGATATAAAGGCGCGCATGCTGCTTCCCAGGGAGACCAATGAGGAAGGCGAGGAAGAGGATCCAAGGGCCGAGCTTGTGGCACGTCTTTTGGAATACAAATATTATAAATATATGTCCATGGAGTTAAAGGACCGGGAAGTGGGGGCTGAACGTCTGCTGTATAAATCCCCTTCCATTCCTCCTGAGGTGGCAAAGTACGAACCTCCGGTGGATTTGGACAAGCTCCTTGACGGGCTTACCCTGGCGAAACTCCAGGAAATTTTCCGGGCGGTTACGAAACGAAAGTCGGACCGTGTGGATCCTATCCGCAGCCGGTTTGGCAATATCCGGAGGGAATCCATAAGCCTGGAGGACAAGATAAAATCGGTCATGGATTATGCCAGAGTGCACCGGAAGTTTTCTTTCCGCGGGCTGCTTGAGCAGCAGCCGGACCGGATCCTGGTTGTTGTGACATTTTTAGCGCTTCTGGAGCTCATGAAGATCGGCAAGATCAGGCTGACCCAGGAGCATTTGTTTGATGACATGTTCATTGAAACCCTGGAACCAGAAGGGGAAGACGGGGAACTGGATTTGTCGGAACTGCAGGATGAAGGGGAAGGAATTAAGGGAGAGGAAATCGATGGAATCGATGGATAA
- the scpB gene encoding SMC-Scp complex subunit ScpB, whose product MESMDKDTLLADGPKKSTKEEKVWEAVIEAVLFTMGNSVELKALAAAIEQDEATAKEVVLRLMKRYDTGKRGMQILELEDSYQMCTRSEYYENLIRVASAPKKQVLTEVVLETLSIIAYKQPVTKLEIEKIRGVKSDHAVNKLVEYNLVYEVGRVDAPGRPALFATTEEFLRRFGIGSTQNLPVADPVVTAEIRMEVEEELSESGDLLPEEDKKDD is encoded by the coding sequence ATGGAATCGATGGATAAGGATACTCTTTTGGCCGATGGGCCGAAGAAGAGCACAAAAGAAGAAAAGGTGTGGGAAGCCGTGATCGAGGCGGTTCTCTTTACCATGGGAAATTCCGTTGAACTTAAGGCTCTTGCCGCTGCGATTGAACAGGATGAGGCCACGGCTAAGGAAGTGGTTCTCCGTTTGATGAAGCGCTATGATACGGGGAAAAGAGGGATGCAGATCCTTGAACTGGAAGACAGCTACCAGATGTGCACGCGGTCTGAATATTACGAGAACTTGATCCGTGTGGCATCTGCGCCTAAAAAGCAGGTTCTTACGGAAGTGGTTCTGGAGACGCTGTCCATCATAGCTTACAAGCAGCCTGTGACAAAGCTTGAAATAGAGAAAATCAGGGGCGTTAAATCGGATCATGCGGTCAATAAACTGGTGGAATACAACCTGGTATATGAAGTGGGCCGCGTGGATGCTCCAGGCCGTCCGGCACTATTTGCCACCACAGAGGAATTTTTAAGAAGATTTGGCATCGGATCTACTCAGAATCTTCCGGTTGCGGATCCTGTTGTAACAGCTGAGATACGGATGGAAGTGGAAGAAGAGCTTTCTGAAAGCGGTGATCTGCTTCCGGAAGAAGATAAAAAAGATGATTAA
- a CDS encoding dUTP diphosphatase: MTQTIRIKYFTDKIERLRYIDGKSDWIDLRAAQEVEMKAGEFKLIPLGIAMELPAGFEAHVVPRSSTFKNYGVIQTNSMGIIDETYCGDNDQWFFPAYALRDTVIHVNDRICQFRIMEHQPALCLEEVELLGHEDRGGHGSTGKQ; encoded by the coding sequence ATGACACAAACCATAAGAATTAAATATTTTACGGATAAAATAGAACGATTACGCTACATTGACGGCAAATCTGACTGGATTGATCTGCGGGCAGCACAGGAAGTGGAGATGAAGGCAGGCGAGTTTAAACTGATTCCCCTGGGGATAGCTATGGAACTGCCGGCTGGATTTGAAGCCCATGTGGTTCCAAGAAGCAGTACATTTAAGAATTACGGCGTGATCCAGACCAACAGCATGGGAATTATTGATGAGACATACTGCGGGGACAATGACCAGTGGTTTTTCCCTGCCTATGCGTTGCGGGATACGGTGATCCATGTAAATGACCGCATCTGCCAGTTCCGCATTATGGAGCATCAGCCTGCTTTATGTTTAGAAGAAGTGGAACTTCTG